In Bradysia coprophila strain Holo2 unplaced genomic scaffold, BU_Bcop_v1 contig_358, whole genome shotgun sequence, one DNA window encodes the following:
- the LOC119081506 gene encoding salivary glue protein Sgs-3-like: MKQVFVLLFICGLAATNPTPDVSELKGISIPKPEASECDCSVGDTYLPPEEPPKDTYLPPSNTYIPPKCECTTTSTTTTTTTTTTTTTTTTTTTTTTAAPEPSSEEPGYQYPVPSNDNVPNSFF; encoded by the exons ATGAAGCAAGTG TTTGTTCTACTGTTCATTTGTGGTCTCGCCGCAACAAACCCGACCCCCGATGTTTCAGAACTGAAAGGCATCAGCATTCCAAAGCCGGAAGCTAGTGAATGTGATTGTAGTGTAGGCGACACCTATTTACCACCAGAAGAACCTCCAAAGGATACTTATCTGCCTCCCAGCAATACGTACATTCCACCAAAATGTGAATGCACAACGACATCCACCACGACCACAACAACTACCACAAcgacgacaacaacaacaacaaccacgACCACAACAACTACAGCTGCTCCAGAGCCATCGTCCGAAGAGCCAGGATATCAATATCCAGTGCCAAGTAACGATAATGTGCCAAACTCATTTTTCTAA
- the LOC119081438 gene encoding threonine synthase-like 2, translated as MKYVSTRGGISPTSYEETLFSGYAPDGGLYMPETIPKLADLTIEQWKLAKLSYPQVVEKIVRLFVTEEEITDQELTDAVERAYEKFNAAEKVGFKDLKSPNGKSFVLAQLYHGRTVSFKDYALSLAGQFIDHFSKKRKTRTVILVGTSGDTGSAAMDAVKGLRLVDIVVLYPKGKISQVQELQMTSYLDKNIHVYAVEGSSDDLDVPIKECFPQHNVTSINSISWTRVMIQIAHYVYFYLREGNEIDVFVPTGAAGNITAGIIARLLGIPINLFCATNVNDNVEIFFNSGVYEMGGVVEETPANAMDIRYPYNVERIFYLFTDAETTLNIVTKDKSHISAATKSKISNSVRGTFKAETSLIYDTLKHTWELNHFMICPHTATAVAYYDRCSSSVAKTVYIIATASPLKFPESIEKAGISSNLWNAYELRDQLQSTPKIIPEVMRKGTDWRQTLQAKIDEILNRSLQE; from the exons atgaaatacgtGAGCACCCGTGGTGGTATAAGTCCGACATCTTACGAAGAAACCCTATTTTCTGGGTATGCTCCTGATGGAGGTTTGTACATGCCGGAAACTATTCCCAAACTGGCCGATCTCACTATCGAGCAGTGGAAGCTTGCTAAGCTGTCATATCCGCAAGTAGTCGAGAAGATTGTTCGACTTTTTGTAACAGAAGAGGAGATAACAGACCAGGAATTGACTGATGCCGTAGAGCGTgcttatgaaaaatttaacgcTGCAGAAAAAGTCGGATTTAAAGATTTGAAAAGTCCGAATGGCAAATCGTTTGTGTTAGCTCAATTGTATCATGGCCGGACGGTTTCATTCAAAGATTATGCATTGAGCTTGGCTGGTCAATTTATTgatcatttttcgaaaaagcgGAAAACCAGAACTGTTATACTC GTAGGGACATCAGGTGACACTGGCAGTGCAGCAATGGACGCAGTCAAGGGTCTCAGATTGGTAGATATTGTGGTACTATATCCTAAAGGCAAAATTTCACAGGTGCAGGAACTGCAGATGACTTCTTATTTGGATAAGAACATTCATGTTTACGCTGTTGAAGGTTCATCGGACGACCTTGATGTTCCAATTAAGGAATGTTTTCCCCAACACAACGTAACATCGATAAATTCGATCAGTTGGACGAGGGTTATGATTCAA ATTGCCCACTACGTTTACTTTTATCTAAGAGAAGGAAATGAGATTGATGTCTTTGTACCAACTGGAGCTGCAG GTAACATTACGGCTGGAATCATTGCTCGACTATTGGGCATTCCAATAAACCTCTTTTGCGCAACGAATGTCAACGACAATGTAGAAATATTCTTCAATTCCGGTGTTTATGAAATGGGTGGTGTCGTAGAAGAAACACCTGCGAATGCAATGGACATTAGGTACCCATACAACGTTGAAaggattttttatttgttcacgGATGCTGAAACTACTCTCAACATAGTGACGAAGGACAAAAGCCACATCTCAGcggcaacaaaatcaaaaatttcgaacagTGTCAGAGGCACTTTTAAGGCTGAGACGTCTCTCATCTATGATACATTGAAACATACTTGGGAACTGAATCACTTTATG ATTTGTCCTCACACTGCTACTGCCGTTGCTTATTATGATCGCTGTTCCTCTTCAGTTGCCAAAACTGTGTACATCATTGCAACTGCATCACCACTTAAATTTCCGGAAAGCATTGAAAAAGCTGGAATATCCAGTAATTTGTGGAATGCTTATGAGCTACGTGATCAATTGCAATCTACTCCAAAAATTATTCCGGAAGTTATGCGGAAAGGAACCGACTGGCGGCAAACACTGCAAGCAAAGATTGACGAAATATTGAACAGAAGCCTGCAGGAGTAG
- the LOC119081440 gene encoding uncharacterized protein LOC119081440, whose protein sequence is MSPRKKQKYDMISWTKMETSQLIASIKAQLKKHDPLPYSRRISVLNWNEISIPHKSIKECKGHLDVLIKKIHRTRTLAEILSEVNVEPVDVICGQNGGDMTKSDIVPNSINNNENSSVIRCCSRRSKRLSENERRGSEEYSLQGRSHLDPFAMFAKHNCAKLTNKKSLKERYDQLDDGEKLIWIRKAAAASKDEKVKNILTDDEYVLLQKDCQVKGESVNPSKNHKRKLVDNDDDANLSSKEKVRKLEETSVDCQTDEMIEEKEQIDTEATTQEVMVVNESIHCANVVDQLCSSSAADIEMEGNGTEISSLDDNAGDEADEPTANANENHSLAKLSLVAGAIEPEEEMGIGSSQGLLNVPSSTSGTMTITGHSETLIKSEDGSKIEEVEEFKNEEEHIESNGEIQHLTRHVLSAKPPVFSRIRTICAGLFGRFGIWTIKKE, encoded by the exons ATGTCACCAcgaaaaaaacagaaatatgaTATGATTTCTTGGACAAAAATGGAGACGTCCCAATTAATAGCCTCGATCAAGGCCCAGTTGAAGAAACACGATCCATTGCCGTATAGCAGACGGATAAGCGTTCTGAATTGGAATGAG ataAGCATTCCACATAAATCAATTAAAGAATGCAAAGGCCATTTGGACGTGTTGATTAAGAAGATTCATCGCACAAGAACCCTTGCAGAAATTTTATCCGAGGTCAATGTTGAACCGGTTGACGTTATCTGTGGGCAAAACGGCGGCGATATGACGAAAAGTGACATTGTCCCTAATTCGATCAATAACAACGAAAATTCGTCGGTGATACGCTGCTGTAGCAGAAGGTCTAAGCGGTTGTCCGAAAATGAGAGACGCGGTTCAGAGGAGTACTCTCTTCAAGGCCG GTCGCATTTGGATCCGTTTGCAATGTTTGCAAAACACAACTGCGCCAAGCTCACCAACAAGAAGTCATTGAAAGAGCGATACGATCAGCTAGATGACGGTGAAAAGTTAATTTGGATCAGAAAGGCAGCTGCTGCTTCTAAG gATGAGAAagttaaaaacattttaacgGACGACGAATACGTTCTGCTGCAAAAGGATTGCCAAGTCAAGGGTGAATCAGTGAATCCATCTAAGAACCATAAACGTAAATTGGTTGACAACGATGATGATGCAAACCTTTCTTCGAAGGAAAAAGTACGAAAACTTGAAGAAACCTCTGTCGACTGTCAGACCGATGAAATGATAGAAGAAAAGGAACAGATTGATACAGAGGCTACCACGCAAGAAGTAATGGTTGTAAATGAGAGCATTCACTGTGCGAATGTGGTTGATCAACTATGCAGTAGCAGTGCTGCAGATATTGAAATGGAGGGAAACGGCACCGAAATCAGTTCTTTGGATGATAACGCTGGTGATGAGGCAGATGAACCGACTGCAAATGCAAATGAGAACCACTCATTGGCCAAACTGAGCTTGGTTGCAGGAGCCATCGAACCAGAAGAAGAGATGGGAATTGGATCCTCTCAGGGACTACTCAATGTTCCGAGCAGCACAAGCGGCACCATGACAATAACAGGACATTCTGAGACCTTGATCAAATCAGAAGATGGGTCTAAAATCGAAGAAgttgaagaatttaaaaacGAGGAGGAACATATCGAGTC AAATGGTGAAATCCAACATCTTACTCGGCATGTTTTGTCAGCTAAGCCACCTGTGTTCTCTCGTATAAGAACCATTTGTGCTGGTTTGTTTGGCCGGTTCGGAATCTGGACGATAAAAAAGGAATGA
- the LOC119081505 gene encoding uncharacterized protein LOC119081505, which produces MYLTNVLLENFLIKMVLSLLIVHSLVKCDKNNEQRFQFPEFDYKETNKNELSYREFESACEQSSQCKELQPNGIQRHRCIMECISPSCYQDIYRFDELEEGEIDVRLVSFKGCFVQRLGRSRNR; this is translated from the exons ATGTACCTAACAAAtgttttgttggaaaattttcttattaaaatGGTTCTTTCGCTACTTATCGTTCATTCATTGGTGAAATGTGACAAAAACAATGAACAACGGTTCCAGTTTCCTGAATTCGATTACAAGGAAACTAATAAAAAT GAATTATCGTATCGTGAATTCGAATCAGCATGTGAGCAGAGCTCTCAGTGCAAGGAATTGCAACCGAATGGTATACAAAGGCACCGATGCATCATGGAATGCATTTCGCCGAGTTGCTATCAGGACATTTACAGATTTGACGAG TTGGAAGAAGGTGAAATCGATGTACGACTCGTGTCGTTCAAAGGATGCTTTGTACAACGCTTAGGGAGGTCAcgaaatcgataa